Proteins encoded within one genomic window of Jiangella mangrovi:
- a CDS encoding FAD-dependent oxidoreductase: MTTPDPAPHDSFDVVVYGGTLAGLMAAARAHRRGLRVCLLEPTGYLGGHIAGGLVMSDVPLEPSALRGLTDELFFGGIGAEYGSAEPVYDFEAKVAQRVSDRLAEASCARIERHVRLERGDVDVAGTTILGVRAGGEWIRGRFFIDASYQGDLMAFAGVPYTVGRESSATYGEPTAGFIPDRAFTVAGVHADGRYPLRGRPLSKPGDGDDKVQSYNFRCIVTQDPATRLPFPKPEGYDPGMYEIVRQVIELEKPATFFDVVQNQAVLPNGKIQTNNGLKTLSCDLPNESWEYPDATWRIRDDVVDRHVRWQQGLYHWLANDPAVPPHLRADAASWGLPADEFADSPYGAGWPHALYVREGRRMIGAYVLTEHDQNVPHDTKATSVCRWLYPRDCHGVQLYVDGDVLVCEGPITKIWIDPDNKVDQYQIPAEILFPAAGGVTNIAVPVCLSSSHIGYATTRLEPAFGMLGEACGELAALSIAHDRPVQDYDYAELAAHLTEYGSVL, encoded by the coding sequence ATGACGACCCCCGATCCCGCCCCGCACGACTCCTTCGACGTCGTCGTCTACGGCGGCACGCTCGCCGGCCTCATGGCGGCCGCCCGCGCGCACCGTCGCGGCCTGCGGGTCTGCCTGCTGGAGCCGACCGGCTACCTCGGCGGCCACATCGCCGGCGGCCTGGTCATGTCCGACGTGCCGCTCGAGCCGTCGGCGCTGCGCGGGCTGACCGACGAGCTGTTCTTCGGCGGCATCGGCGCGGAGTACGGCTCGGCCGAGCCGGTCTACGACTTCGAGGCGAAGGTCGCCCAGCGGGTCTCGGACCGTCTGGCGGAGGCCTCTTGCGCGCGCATCGAGCGTCACGTGCGTCTCGAGCGGGGCGACGTCGACGTGGCCGGCACCACCATCCTCGGTGTCCGCGCGGGCGGCGAGTGGATCCGGGGCAGGTTCTTCATCGACGCCTCGTATCAGGGCGACCTCATGGCGTTCGCCGGCGTGCCGTACACGGTGGGCCGCGAGTCGTCGGCGACGTACGGCGAGCCCACCGCCGGCTTCATCCCGGACCGCGCGTTCACCGTCGCCGGCGTCCACGCGGACGGTCGCTACCCGCTGCGGGGGCGTCCGCTGAGCAAGCCCGGCGACGGCGACGACAAGGTCCAGTCGTACAACTTCCGCTGCATCGTGACCCAGGACCCGGCCACCCGGCTGCCGTTCCCGAAGCCGGAGGGCTACGACCCGGGGATGTACGAGATCGTCCGCCAGGTCATCGAACTGGAGAAGCCGGCCACGTTCTTCGACGTCGTGCAGAACCAGGCGGTGTTGCCGAACGGCAAGATCCAGACCAACAACGGGCTGAAGACGCTCTCCTGCGATCTGCCCAACGAGTCGTGGGAGTACCCGGACGCGACCTGGCGGATCCGCGACGACGTCGTCGATCGGCACGTGCGCTGGCAGCAGGGCCTCTACCACTGGCTGGCCAACGACCCCGCCGTCCCGCCGCACCTGCGCGCCGACGCCGCGAGCTGGGGGCTGCCCGCCGACGAGTTCGCCGACAGCCCGTACGGCGCCGGCTGGCCGCACGCGCTGTATGTCCGCGAGGGACGGCGGATGATCGGCGCCTACGTGCTCACCGAGCACGACCAGAACGTCCCCCACGACACCAAGGCGACGTCGGTGTGCCGGTGGCTCTACCCGCGCGACTGCCACGGCGTCCAGCTCTACGTCGACGGCGACGTCCTGGTCTGCGAGGGCCCGATCACGAAGATCTGGATCGACCCGGACAACAAGGTGGACCAGTACCAGATCCCCGCCGAGATCCTGTTCCCGGCCGCGGGCGGCGTCACCAACATCGCGGTGCCGGTGTGCCTGTCGTCCAGCCACATCGGGTACGCCACCACGCGGCTGGAGCCGGCGTTCGGCATGCTCGGCGAGGCCTGCGGCGAGCTGGCCGCACTGTCCATCGCGCACGACCGGCCGGTGCAGGACTACGACTACGCCGAGCTGGCCGCCCACCTGACCGAGTACGGGAGCGTGTTGTGA
- a CDS encoding substrate-binding domain-containing protein yields MPENVTIRDVARRAGVSNGTVSRVLNHHANVAPDLRERVLEAAEALGYRATRPPRGNGRSPATQAQARPGRTASASTRLGFLLTLPHLPDRLEPMSPFWASILHGAEAEATRHGAQVTYLSLPHGPAAYRRHLGAVGLDGVLLVGVASADLVTAAQDAGHAAVLVDNQLAGVPVDAVIFDYVAAGREATDQLVRAGHRAIGFVGGPLRPDSPVRCAIPTIELQAIGYRTALAYAGLPFDPGTCESCDLTPEGGYAAGLRLLARRPDLTAVFCAGDRVATGVMRAAREAGRTIPAGLSVTAVDDEHEGQTVPPLTTVRLDKEHLGAAAVRRLVDRLAAPSSTATTVMLPVDLVARGSVHRRHPGDVTTA; encoded by the coding sequence GTGCCGGAGAACGTGACCATCCGCGACGTCGCCCGACGGGCCGGTGTCTCGAACGGCACCGTCTCGCGGGTGCTGAACCACCACGCCAACGTGGCCCCGGACCTCCGCGAGCGCGTGCTGGAGGCGGCCGAGGCGCTCGGCTACCGGGCGACGCGGCCCCCTCGGGGCAACGGCCGGTCCCCCGCCACCCAGGCCCAGGCCCGGCCCGGGAGGACAGCGAGCGCGAGCACCCGGCTGGGGTTCCTGCTGACGCTGCCGCACCTGCCCGATCGCCTGGAGCCGATGTCGCCGTTCTGGGCCAGCATCCTGCACGGCGCCGAGGCCGAGGCGACGCGCCACGGCGCCCAGGTGACCTACCTGTCGCTCCCCCACGGCCCGGCCGCCTACCGCCGTCACCTCGGCGCCGTCGGCCTGGACGGGGTGCTGCTCGTCGGCGTCGCGTCGGCGGACCTGGTGACGGCCGCGCAGGACGCGGGTCACGCGGCCGTCCTGGTCGACAACCAGCTGGCCGGCGTGCCCGTCGACGCGGTGATCTTCGACTACGTCGCCGCCGGACGCGAGGCCACCGACCAGCTCGTCCGGGCCGGGCACCGTGCCATCGGGTTCGTCGGCGGCCCACTGCGCCCGGACTCGCCGGTCCGGTGCGCCATCCCGACCATCGAGCTGCAGGCCATCGGGTACCGGACCGCGCTCGCCTACGCCGGCCTGCCGTTCGACCCCGGCACCTGCGAGAGCTGCGATCTCACCCCCGAGGGCGGCTACGCGGCCGGGCTGCGTCTGCTCGCCCGGCGGCCGGACCTCACCGCGGTGTTCTGCGCCGGCGACCGGGTGGCCACCGGCGTCATGCGGGCGGCCCGCGAGGCCGGCCGGACGATCCCGGCCGGCCTCTCCGTCACGGCGGTCGACGACGAGCACGAGGGCCAGACGGTGCCCCCGCTCACCACCGTCCGCTTGGACAAGGAGCACCTGGGTGCCGCGGCCGTGCGCCGCCTGGTCGACCGGCTGGCCGCACCGTCGTCCACTGCGACGACGGTGATGCTGCCGGTCGACCTGGTGGCGCGCGGATCGGTTCATCGCCGGCACCCGGGGGACGTCACGACAGCGTGA
- a CDS encoding CoA-transferase, whose amino-acid sequence MSAVWADDVASLVADVPAGARVGVSGFHFTRAPVAALLALADAGVRDLHYVAWGGGLPLEILLGRGAVTHATLCFSSLDVLGPAPRFRRAVESGALALNEQTALGLISGLRAAGENLPFEVFQEPAGSSLADGFSAPAPDPYGSGGAPLRAVRPVPLDVLLLHAQRADDDGNVELAGARGLDLPAIFAARRVLVTVEERVPRGSLGAARSFVLPRTFVSRLAVAQFGAYPTSCLPYYPADYRALRTVVDADPAAPVPEEALRPSPAVRPALARRAAVPARSVGAGLRALATVAADAPYTIDELMVAVLARTIGPTGVCSFGSASPLPTAAYFLAKHLWAPDLLLMSHNGGLVDVPVRPLALAASEQLDHELAAAHTGGDETYHWYYQRGLVTHEVVGSAQVDGRGATNNLWVAKSDGTPVRLPGQGGMADVANLHANFMIYLPRQSTRNTPARVETVSARRAWHDPDQRRRFGLQPGRTLVVTDLAVFEDDPADGTLRLRSLHPGVSLDDLRARTGFDVVVPPGAGTTEPPTPDELHALRTVVDPLGVRRLDLVGAADRQRLVDRILDLEETVLDPPTIRSADAVH is encoded by the coding sequence GTGAGCGCGGTCTGGGCCGACGACGTCGCGTCGCTCGTCGCGGACGTCCCGGCGGGCGCCCGCGTCGGCGTCAGCGGCTTCCACTTCACCCGCGCGCCCGTGGCCGCGCTGCTGGCGCTGGCCGACGCCGGCGTCCGCGACCTGCACTACGTCGCCTGGGGCGGCGGGCTGCCCCTCGAGATCCTGCTCGGCCGGGGCGCCGTCACCCACGCGACGCTCTGCTTCTCCAGTCTCGACGTGCTCGGGCCGGCGCCGCGGTTCCGCCGCGCCGTCGAGTCCGGCGCCCTCGCCCTGAACGAGCAGACGGCGCTCGGCCTGATCAGCGGGCTGCGGGCCGCGGGCGAGAACCTGCCGTTCGAGGTGTTCCAGGAACCGGCGGGCTCGTCGCTGGCCGACGGCTTCAGCGCCCCGGCACCCGATCCGTACGGGTCCGGCGGCGCGCCGCTGCGGGCGGTCCGGCCGGTGCCGCTCGACGTGCTCCTGCTGCACGCACAGCGCGCCGACGACGACGGCAACGTGGAGCTCGCCGGCGCGCGCGGCCTGGACCTGCCCGCGATCTTCGCCGCACGCCGGGTCCTGGTCACCGTCGAGGAACGCGTCCCCCGGGGGTCCCTGGGCGCCGCCCGGTCGTTCGTCCTGCCGCGGACGTTCGTCAGCCGCCTGGCCGTGGCGCAGTTCGGCGCGTACCCGACCTCGTGCCTGCCCTACTACCCGGCCGACTACCGCGCCCTGCGCACCGTCGTCGATGCCGATCCCGCGGCTCCGGTGCCTGAGGAGGCGCTGCGCCCGTCGCCCGCCGTCCGGCCCGCACTGGCCCGGCGGGCAGCGGTGCCGGCGAGGTCGGTCGGCGCCGGGCTCCGCGCGCTGGCGACCGTCGCCGCCGACGCGCCGTACACCATCGACGAGCTCATGGTGGCGGTCCTGGCGCGGACGATCGGACCCACGGGCGTCTGCTCGTTCGGGTCCGCCAGTCCGCTGCCCACCGCCGCGTACTTCCTGGCCAAACACCTCTGGGCGCCGGACCTGCTGCTCATGTCGCACAACGGCGGCCTCGTGGACGTGCCCGTGCGCCCGCTCGCGCTGGCGGCGTCCGAGCAGCTCGACCACGAGCTGGCCGCCGCGCACACCGGCGGCGACGAGACGTACCACTGGTACTACCAGCGCGGCCTCGTGACGCACGAGGTCGTGGGGTCGGCCCAGGTCGACGGCCGCGGCGCCACCAACAACCTGTGGGTCGCGAAGAGCGACGGCACGCCGGTGCGACTGCCCGGGCAGGGCGGCATGGCCGACGTCGCCAACCTGCACGCGAACTTCATGATCTACCTGCCGCGGCAGAGCACCCGCAACACCCCCGCCCGGGTCGAGACGGTGAGCGCGCGGCGGGCCTGGCACGACCCGGACCAGCGGCGGCGGTTCGGCTTGCAGCCCGGGCGCACCCTCGTCGTCACCGACCTCGCGGTCTTCGAGGACGACCCGGCGGACGGGACGCTGCGGCTGCGCAGCCTGCATCCCGGCGTCTCGCTCGACGACCTGCGCGCACGGACCGGCTTCGACGTCGTCGTCCCGCCCGGCGCCGGCACCACCGAGCCGCCCACGCCCGACGAGCTGCACGCCCTGCGGACCGTCGTCGACCCGCTCGGCGTCCGGCGCCTCGACCTCGTCGGCGCGGCCGACCGGCAGCGGCTCGTCGACCGGATCCTCGACCTCGAAGAGACCGTCCTCGACCCACCGACCATCCGGAGCGCCGATGCCGTCCACTGA
- a CDS encoding NAD-dependent epimerase/dehydratase family protein: MNIEKGVLMKILVTGAAGTIGRAVVSELSGRGHDVVALDLAPEVEALDGVAKTVRADVTSIDEVGRAVAGCTGIVHLAGYVEPMVATPEEVFTSNAAGAFVVLQALADAGGDRAVLASSASALGMAWSPTRFSPRYVPIDEDHPPLPADPYGLSKLVLEQVGAMFTRRHGMTVAALRFPWAPGDDVRWSRIAEVAADPDHEGAVRDLWSYVHPRDVALAAALALEADPFGFEVFNVTAADTISDLPTAELLRRFHPATRVREEIDGTAAAWSTRKAARLLGFEPTYSWRAERR, translated from the coding sequence ATGAACATCGAGAAGGGCGTGCTGATGAAGATCCTCGTCACGGGTGCGGCCGGGACGATCGGGCGGGCGGTCGTCTCCGAGCTGTCCGGACGCGGCCACGACGTCGTCGCCCTCGACCTGGCCCCCGAGGTCGAGGCCCTCGACGGGGTGGCGAAGACGGTCCGGGCCGACGTGACGTCCATCGACGAGGTGGGCCGTGCGGTCGCCGGCTGCACGGGCATCGTGCACCTCGCCGGCTACGTCGAGCCGATGGTCGCCACGCCGGAGGAGGTCTTCACCAGCAACGCCGCCGGCGCGTTCGTCGTCCTCCAGGCTTTGGCCGACGCCGGCGGCGACCGCGCCGTGCTGGCCTCGAGTGCGTCGGCGCTGGGCATGGCGTGGTCGCCGACCCGGTTCTCGCCGCGCTACGTGCCCATCGACGAGGACCACCCGCCGCTGCCGGCCGACCCGTACGGGCTGTCGAAGCTGGTGCTCGAGCAGGTCGGCGCGATGTTCACGCGGCGGCACGGCATGACGGTGGCGGCCCTGCGGTTCCCGTGGGCCCCTGGCGACGACGTCCGCTGGTCGCGCATCGCCGAGGTGGCGGCCGACCCGGACCACGAGGGCGCCGTGCGCGACCTGTGGAGCTACGTCCACCCGCGCGACGTCGCCCTCGCCGCCGCCCTCGCGCTGGAGGCCGACCCGTTCGGCTTCGAGGTCTTCAACGTCACCGCGGCCGACACCATCTCCGACCTGCCGACGGCCGAGCTGCTGCGCCGGTTCCACCCCGCGACGCGCGTCCGCGAGGAGATCGACGGCACCGCCGCCGCCTGGTCGACGCGCAAGGCCGCCCGGCTCCTGGGCTTCGAGCCGACGTACAGCTGGCGCGCGGAACGCCGATGA
- a CDS encoding extracellular solute-binding protein, producing the protein MTTTLRVLCWDHPRCTGPMTAAAAAYRSVRPDVALECGVRPLAAFNDQPPWAVPDGYDLLLVDHPMTGAAAERGALVPLDAVLPPQRLDRIAAESIGHDAYAWAGHQWALSVDVACQVAVVRPDRLDAVPRTWDDVLGLALRAPGAVALPLAPADALCTLISLSANAALAASDEPHWLRPEAVEFLVALARVVTPASFELTPPQVLELMAGDGVVAYAPFVFGYAVAARPPLAFADIPGVDGRPYGAILGGAGLAVLPGRPHVAEAAEFAAWCLDAEVQRDVLLPAGGQPAHRAVSRHPASGDFFRDTRQSLAHAFVRPRDAWWPEFHREAGLSLAESLRSGERPASIHRRLATLAGRHREGVMSQ; encoded by the coding sequence GTGACGACCACCCTGCGGGTCCTGTGCTGGGACCATCCCCGCTGCACCGGGCCCATGACCGCGGCCGCGGCCGCCTACCGGTCGGTGCGCCCGGACGTCGCGCTGGAGTGCGGCGTCCGGCCGCTGGCGGCGTTCAACGACCAGCCGCCGTGGGCGGTCCCGGACGGTTACGACCTGCTCCTCGTCGACCATCCGATGACCGGCGCGGCGGCGGAACGCGGCGCCCTGGTCCCGCTGGACGCCGTCCTGCCGCCGCAGCGGCTGGACCGGATCGCCGCGGAGTCGATCGGGCACGACGCCTACGCCTGGGCCGGTCACCAGTGGGCACTGAGCGTCGATGTCGCCTGCCAGGTGGCCGTGGTCCGGCCCGACCGGCTCGACGCCGTGCCCCGGACCTGGGACGACGTGCTCGGGCTCGCCCTGCGGGCGCCCGGCGCGGTCGCGCTGCCGCTGGCCCCCGCGGACGCCCTGTGCACGCTGATCTCGCTGTCGGCCAACGCGGCGCTCGCCGCCAGCGACGAGCCGCACTGGCTGCGACCCGAGGCGGTCGAGTTCCTCGTCGCGCTCGCGCGCGTGGTCACCCCGGCGTCCTTCGAGCTGACCCCGCCACAGGTGCTCGAGCTGATGGCCGGGGACGGTGTCGTGGCCTACGCGCCGTTCGTGTTCGGCTACGCCGTCGCGGCCCGCCCGCCGCTGGCGTTCGCCGACATCCCCGGTGTCGACGGCCGCCCGTACGGCGCGATCCTCGGCGGCGCCGGGCTTGCCGTCCTGCCCGGCCGTCCGCACGTCGCGGAGGCGGCGGAGTTCGCCGCCTGGTGCCTGGACGCCGAGGTCCAGCGCGACGTCCTGTTGCCGGCCGGCGGCCAGCCGGCGCACCGGGCGGTCTCGAGACACCCCGCGTCGGGTGACTTCTTCCGCGACACCCGGCAGAGCCTGGCGCACGCGTTCGTGCGCCCGCGCGACGCCTGGTGGCCGGAGTTCCACCGCGAGGCGGGCCTGTCGCTGGCGGAGTCGCTACGGTCCGGCGAGCGTCCCGCGTCGATCCACCGCCGGCTCGCCACCCTGGCCGGCCGGCACCGCGAAGGGGTGATGTCACAGTGA
- a CDS encoding ABC transporter permease, whose translation MALTATRRTDRDAPPGRGSGRRGEPARPRASLRRRLWRERWMYLFIAPGLLFFVVLKYVPLLGNVIAFQDYSPFLGFGGSPWVGLANFAAMFTDPELGTALKNTLVLSLLQIVVAFPAPIALALLLNSLISTRVKRIIQSVVYLPHFIGWVIVVSIWQEVLGGGGVVSEVLQRFGAGPIDLMSNPDTFPMLVTSQVIWKEIGWGTIIFFAAITMISTQLYESAAVDGAGPWRRMWHVTLPGMSTVIVLLLILRLGTVLTVGFEQLLLQQTMVGSDAALVLDTFTYYRGVVAGDWGLATAAGLVKGVVGTLLVVAANRFAKRMGGEGIL comes from the coding sequence ATGGCGCTGACCGCCACCCGAAGAACCGACCGCGACGCGCCGCCCGGGCGCGGCTCCGGTCGACGCGGCGAGCCCGCGCGCCCCAGGGCGAGCCTGCGCCGGCGCCTCTGGCGGGAACGGTGGATGTACCTGTTCATCGCGCCGGGCCTGCTGTTCTTCGTCGTCCTGAAGTACGTGCCGCTGCTCGGCAACGTCATCGCGTTCCAGGACTACTCGCCCTTCCTCGGGTTCGGCGGCAGTCCGTGGGTGGGGCTGGCGAACTTCGCGGCGATGTTCACCGACCCCGAGCTGGGCACCGCGCTGAAGAACACGCTGGTGCTGAGCCTGCTGCAGATCGTGGTCGCGTTCCCCGCGCCCATCGCGCTGGCGCTGCTGCTCAACAGCCTGATCTCGACCCGGGTCAAGCGGATCATCCAGTCGGTCGTGTACCTGCCGCACTTCATCGGCTGGGTCATCGTCGTGTCGATCTGGCAGGAGGTGCTGGGCGGGGGCGGCGTGGTCAGCGAGGTGCTGCAGCGCTTCGGCGCCGGTCCGATCGACCTGATGTCCAACCCGGACACGTTCCCGATGCTGGTCACGTCGCAGGTGATCTGGAAGGAGATCGGCTGGGGGACCATCATCTTCTTCGCCGCCATCACCATGATCTCCACGCAGCTGTACGAGTCGGCGGCGGTGGACGGCGCCGGGCCCTGGCGGCGCATGTGGCACGTCACCCTGCCGGGCATGAGCACGGTCATCGTGCTGCTGCTCATCCTCCGGCTGGGCACCGTGCTCACCGTCGGGTTCGAGCAGCTCCTGCTGCAGCAGACCATGGTCGGCTCGGACGCCGCGCTGGTGCTGGACACCTTCACGTACTACCGCGGCGTCGTGGCCGGCGACTGGGGCTTGGCCACGGCGGCCGGCCTGGTCAAGGGCGTCGTGGGCACGCTGCTCGTCGTCGCCGCCAACAGGTTCGCCAAGCGCATGGGCGGAGAGGGGATCCTCTGA
- a CDS encoding carbohydrate ABC transporter permease — MTETRSAETRPAETRPAETRPVWMERPTVPTSVIKAIVLVVVAVIMIYPFVYVISVSLSSPDAVRAGDVLLFPIDPTLEAYRIILSNGLVARALLVSVGVTAVGTLLSVVLTVTLAYGLTRTRDVPGARIILYLVLFTMLFSAGIIPNYLLVKSLGLLDTYAALIIPVAVSAFNLVVIRNFFMNLPQELLDSARVDGASEWQILWRIVMPLSKAAVAVIALFYGVAYWNDFFHAMIYLNDTEKWPVQLVLRQYVLGGSPFGDQAVNEQIQLVAKNLQMAVVVLATIPILVVYPFLQRFFTTGVLTGAIKG, encoded by the coding sequence ATGACCGAGACTCGATCGGCCGAGACCCGTCCGGCCGAGACCCGTCCGGCCGAGACCCGTCCGGTGTGGATGGAACGGCCGACCGTCCCGACGAGCGTCATCAAGGCGATCGTGCTCGTGGTGGTCGCGGTCATCATGATCTACCCGTTCGTCTACGTCATCTCCGTCAGCCTGTCCTCGCCCGACGCCGTCCGCGCCGGCGACGTGCTGCTGTTCCCGATCGACCCGACGCTCGAGGCGTACCGGATCATCCTGTCCAACGGGCTGGTGGCTCGGGCGCTGCTCGTCAGCGTCGGCGTCACGGCCGTCGGGACGCTGCTGAGCGTGGTGCTCACGGTCACGCTGGCCTACGGGCTCACCCGTACCCGCGACGTGCCCGGCGCCCGGATCATCCTCTACCTGGTGCTGTTCACCATGCTGTTCAGCGCCGGGATCATCCCCAACTACCTGCTGGTGAAGTCGCTCGGCCTGCTGGACACGTACGCGGCGCTGATCATCCCCGTCGCGGTCAGCGCGTTCAACCTCGTGGTCATCCGCAACTTCTTCATGAACCTCCCGCAGGAGCTGCTGGACTCCGCCCGAGTCGACGGCGCCAGCGAGTGGCAGATCCTCTGGCGCATCGTCATGCCGCTGTCGAAGGCGGCGGTCGCGGTGATCGCGCTCTTCTACGGCGTGGCGTACTGGAACGACTTCTTCCACGCGATGATCTACCTCAACGACACCGAGAAGTGGCCGGTCCAACTGGTCCTCCGGCAGTACGTGCTCGGCGGGTCGCCCTTCGGCGACCAGGCCGTCAACGAGCAGATCCAGCTCGTCGCGAAGAACCTGCAGATGGCGGTGGTCGTCCTGGCCACCATCCCGATCCTCGTGGTCTACCCGTTCCTGCAGCGGTTCTTCACCACCGGCGTGCTCACCGGTGCCATCAAGGGCTGA
- a CDS encoding extracellular solute-binding protein codes for MPRRRFLGLGLGLAATAALGSCGGGSNPRAERDALELPTYLQPREFPGASLSTDPAVLPAYSTYPQPFASVSSPPGSGGTVTSVHTLFTTPPPAQQDNPWAVELNRRLNVELEPTFVPTSGYGEKLSTMLASGDLPDITWIPNGQVDTGAAGVWRSVTQGAFTDLTDVLGGDGIEKYPNLAQLPTYAWRNCAVENTIYGVPRALPLLTACIGLYRHDWAEQAGFSEPPADAAEFRELLTEFTRIRPGETFALARVAGTEADFVNQMFRVPNRWRNNGDGTLTYYIETDEFEAAMEYLVTLYQDGVFHPEANAPGDAAQRARDFLTSGQTGFNIASFIPSFGTTGLRGAVAAGDPGGDLRPLVPPGHDGGDPLMYQHAGWFGVAAIPAEAGKDQARLEELLGVIDYFAAGFGSEEYVFMNYGIEGRHFTFGAENAPVPSDDPNIAVELNSHYLVQSKEVLLYYPGAESDATMAQDALKAAAPYSEPSATYGLYSETELRTLALLDQINIDYRVGILTGRRPLSDLETWRDEWRDAGGDTVRREFEESLERAENA; via the coding sequence ATGCCACGACGCCGGTTCCTCGGCCTCGGGCTGGGCCTCGCGGCCACGGCCGCCCTGGGCAGCTGCGGCGGCGGATCGAACCCGCGCGCCGAGCGCGACGCGCTGGAGCTCCCGACCTACCTCCAGCCGCGCGAGTTCCCGGGCGCCAGCCTCAGCACCGATCCCGCCGTGCTGCCGGCCTACTCCACCTACCCCCAGCCGTTCGCGTCGGTGAGCAGCCCGCCGGGCAGCGGCGGCACGGTCACCAGCGTGCACACGCTCTTCACCACGCCGCCGCCCGCGCAGCAGGACAACCCGTGGGCGGTCGAGCTCAACCGGCGGCTGAACGTCGAGCTCGAGCCGACGTTCGTGCCGACGTCGGGCTACGGCGAGAAGCTCTCCACCATGCTGGCCAGCGGCGACCTGCCCGACATCACCTGGATCCCGAACGGCCAGGTCGACACCGGCGCCGCCGGGGTCTGGCGCTCGGTGACGCAGGGCGCGTTCACCGACCTGACCGACGTGCTGGGCGGCGACGGGATCGAGAAGTACCCGAACCTCGCCCAGCTGCCCACGTACGCCTGGCGCAACTGCGCGGTGGAGAACACGATCTACGGCGTCCCGCGGGCGCTGCCGCTGCTCACGGCGTGCATCGGGCTCTACCGGCACGACTGGGCCGAGCAGGCCGGCTTCTCCGAGCCGCCGGCCGACGCCGCGGAGTTCCGTGAGCTGCTGACCGAGTTCACCCGGATCCGGCCCGGCGAGACGTTCGCGCTGGCCCGGGTGGCGGGCACCGAGGCCGACTTCGTCAACCAGATGTTCCGGGTGCCCAACCGCTGGCGCAACAACGGCGACGGCACCCTGACGTACTACATCGAGACCGACGAGTTCGAAGCGGCCATGGAGTACCTCGTCACGCTCTACCAGGACGGCGTCTTCCACCCGGAGGCCAACGCGCCGGGCGACGCGGCCCAGCGGGCCCGCGACTTCCTCACCTCCGGGCAGACCGGTTTCAACATCGCCAGCTTCATCCCGTCGTTCGGCACCACCGGCCTGCGCGGTGCGGTCGCCGCGGGCGACCCGGGCGGCGACCTGCGGCCCCTGGTCCCGCCCGGCCACGACGGCGGCGACCCGCTGATGTACCAGCACGCCGGCTGGTTCGGCGTCGCGGCCATCCCCGCCGAGGCCGGCAAGGACCAGGCCCGGCTCGAGGAGCTGCTCGGCGTCATCGACTACTTCGCCGCCGGGTTCGGCAGCGAGGAGTACGTCTTCATGAACTACGGCATCGAGGGCCGGCACTTCACGTTCGGCGCCGAGAACGCGCCTGTGCCCAGCGACGACCCCAACATCGCGGTCGAGCTCAACTCGCACTACCTCGTGCAGTCCAAGGAGGTCCTGCTGTACTACCCGGGCGCGGAGTCGGACGCCACGATGGCCCAGGACGCGCTGAAAGCAGCGGCCCCGTACTCCGAGCCGAGCGCCACGTACGGCCTGTACTCCGAGACCGAGCTCCGCACGCTCGCCCTGCTCGACCAGATCAACATCGACTACCGCGTCGGCATCCTCACCGGGCGCCGCCCGCTGTCCGACCTCGAGACCTGGCGCGACGAGTGGCGCGATGCCGGCGGCGACACCGTCCGGCGCGAGTTCGAGGAGTCCCTCGAACGCGCCGAGAACGCCTGA